From Granulicella cerasi, a single genomic window includes:
- a CDS encoding phosphatidylglycerophosphatase A family protein: MASIEKRTPWAWTVATFVGVGNLKPGPGTYGSAAAMLLWMLAAHLWHPSFLLFTLATFAAMTTATLIGIPASTITAREAGREDPGFVVIDEVAGQLFALVALTPTWPHALLALALFRLFDIWKPWPIRRFEDLPEGTGIMLDDVVAGAFAFIAAQLLTHFVPALR; the protein is encoded by the coding sequence CACCTTTGTCGGCGTCGGCAACCTGAAGCCCGGCCCCGGCACCTACGGCTCTGCCGCAGCTATGCTGCTGTGGATGCTCGCCGCACATCTATGGCATCCTTCTTTCCTGCTCTTCACGCTTGCAACCTTCGCAGCGATGACGACAGCGACGCTCATTGGTATCCCCGCATCGACGATCACCGCACGCGAAGCGGGCCGCGAAGATCCCGGCTTCGTCGTCATCGACGAGGTTGCAGGCCAACTCTTCGCACTCGTCGCGCTCACACCCACATGGCCACATGCGCTACTCGCGCTGGCGCTCTTCCGTCTCTTCGACATCTGGAAGCCGTGGCCGATTCGTCGCTTTGAAGATCTGCCTGAGGGCACCGGCATCATGCTCGACGACGTCGTCGCGGGCGCGTTCGCCTTCATCGCGGCGCAGTTGCTTACACACTTCGTGCCCGCTCTGCGATAG
- a CDS encoding SMP-30/gluconolactonase/LRE family protein, whose amino-acid sequence MSLLSSIRTSTPLPRLDSLSPQAAIPGGFFEVRGEHLVLQTNDGPQMPLAFFGQLAASLDMVRPSRLLARVPEGAISSDFTLRTSRDASNHGAASNALFANIGVPMAENLHLISNPCVDRDGNLYAMVSGPRGERVPVSIYRIDRDLQIRPFVRDLLNISALALGPSGDLFASSRAEGTVYRITPEGAISTFAEGMGVATGLAFDREGNLFVGDRSGTIFKINSTGEIFVFATLEPSVAAYHLCFRDDGTLLVTAPTTTSNQSIFAIAPDGSTSTFFSGLGRPQGMALDVDGNLYVAAALHGTRGIVRITPSKQAELFISGNDLVGLCFIEDGTVALATNNTLFYLDLGIEGRPLVGTGA is encoded by the coding sequence ATGAGCCTCCTGTCCTCCATCCGCACATCGACGCCGCTGCCGCGCCTCGACTCCCTTTCGCCGCAAGCGGCCATCCCCGGCGGCTTCTTCGAAGTGCGTGGTGAGCACCTTGTGCTCCAAACCAACGATGGCCCACAGATGCCGCTCGCATTTTTCGGGCAGCTCGCGGCATCGCTCGATATGGTCCGCCCTTCGCGCCTACTCGCACGCGTTCCCGAAGGTGCCATCTCCTCCGACTTCACGCTGCGCACGTCGCGCGATGCATCCAACCACGGAGCCGCGTCGAACGCACTCTTCGCCAACATCGGTGTGCCGATGGCCGAGAACCTGCACCTGATCTCGAACCCTTGCGTCGATCGCGACGGCAACCTCTACGCGATGGTCTCCGGACCGCGTGGCGAGCGTGTTCCCGTCAGCATCTATCGCATCGATCGCGATCTGCAGATTCGCCCCTTTGTACGGGATCTGCTGAACATCTCCGCTCTTGCGCTTGGCCCCAGTGGCGACCTCTTCGCGTCGTCGCGCGCAGAGGGAACGGTCTACCGCATCACGCCTGAAGGCGCGATCAGCACCTTCGCCGAGGGCATGGGCGTGGCCACAGGTCTCGCGTTTGATCGCGAAGGGAATCTCTTCGTCGGCGACCGCTCGGGCACCATCTTCAAGATCAATTCGACCGGCGAGATCTTCGTCTTCGCCACGCTCGAACCCTCCGTTGCCGCGTATCACCTTTGCTTCCGCGACGATGGCACACTGCTCGTCACCGCGCCTACGACGACCTCGAACCAGAGCATCTTCGCTATCGCTCCCGATGGCTCGACAAGCACCTTCTTCTCCGGGCTCGGCCGTCCGCAAGGCATGGCGCTTGATGTTGATGGCAACCTCTACGTGGCCGCCGCACTGCACGGCACGCGCGGTATCGTGCGCATCACGCCGTCGAAGCAGGCAGAGCTCTTCATCTCGGGCAACGACCTCGTCGGCCTCTGCTTTATCGAAGACGGCACCGTCGCACTCGCCACCAACAACACGCTCTTCTATCTCGACCTCGGCATCGAAGGAAGACCGCTGGTCGGCACTGGGGCCTGA
- a CDS encoding competence/damage-inducible protein A has product MIAEIIAVGSEMLTPDRQDTNSLYITRGLNGLGVSLAFKGIVGDNRQHLTDAIRIALKRVDVVVLSGGLGPTEDDLTRECSAEALGVELYREPELMVALTRRFAERRMTMSANNERQTEVLDGAVVLDNKNGSAPGQWLDTTVDGHRKILILLPGPPKELMPLFDNECLPRLAASLPQRHLARRTLRMALLPESQVDARCAPIYQRFTDIETTILAGNAEITLNFVCTKPTQEEAEQRVNALTELIEHEMGDSIYSSHGESLEEIVQLMLGLRDMTLSVAESCTGGLLAQRITAVPNASRTFAGGAVVYNAQQKTTLAHVPADLIAEHGTVSEPVARALAEGIREVTGSKIGIGITGIAGPSTLDGADEGKPVGLVYVALADGEDTQVKELNIRGDRDRIRYWTTQHALEMLRLSLQ; this is encoded by the coding sequence ATGATTGCCGAGATTATCGCGGTAGGCAGCGAGATGCTGACCCCGGACCGCCAGGACACGAACTCGCTTTACATCACGCGCGGCCTCAACGGCCTCGGCGTCTCCCTCGCCTTCAAAGGCATCGTCGGCGACAATCGCCAACACCTTACCGACGCCATCCGCATCGCGCTCAAGCGGGTGGACGTCGTGGTGCTCTCCGGCGGCCTTGGCCCGACGGAAGACGACCTCACACGTGAGTGCTCTGCCGAAGCGCTTGGCGTCGAACTCTACCGCGAGCCCGAACTCATGGTCGCACTCACGCGTCGTTTCGCCGAGCGCCGTATGACCATGTCAGCCAACAACGAGCGACAGACCGAAGTGCTCGACGGCGCCGTTGTGCTCGACAACAAGAATGGCTCCGCGCCCGGCCAGTGGCTCGACACCACTGTCGACGGCCATCGCAAGATCCTCATCCTGCTCCCCGGCCCGCCGAAAGAGCTGATGCCGCTCTTCGACAACGAGTGCCTGCCGCGCCTGGCCGCTTCGCTGCCGCAGCGACATCTCGCGCGCCGCACGCTGCGCATGGCCCTGCTGCCCGAGTCGCAGGTCGATGCGCGATGTGCGCCAATCTATCAGCGCTTCACCGACATCGAAACGACGATCCTCGCGGGCAATGCGGAGATTACGCTGAACTTCGTCTGCACGAAGCCTACGCAGGAAGAGGCCGAGCAGCGCGTCAATGCGCTGACCGAACTCATCGAGCACGAGATGGGCGACAGCATCTACTCCTCGCACGGCGAATCGCTCGAAGAGATTGTGCAACTCATGCTTGGCCTGCGCGACATGACACTCTCGGTGGCAGAAAGCTGCACCGGCGGCCTGCTTGCGCAGCGCATCACGGCCGTTCCCAACGCATCGCGCACCTTCGCTGGCGGAGCTGTGGTTTACAACGCGCAGCAGAAAACGACGCTCGCGCATGTTCCTGCTGACCTTATTGCAGAGCACGGCACCGTCTCCGAACCCGTTGCCCGCGCGCTCGCCGAGGGCATCCGCGAAGTCACGGGCAGCAAGATCGGCATTGGCATCACCGGCATTGCAGGTCCCTCCACGCTCGACGGCGCCGACGAAGGCAAGCCCGTGGGCCTGGTCTACGTAGCGCTGGCTGACGGCGAGGACACGCAGGTGAAAGAGCTCAACATTCGCGGCGACCGCGATCGCATCCGCTACTGGACGACGCAACACGCGCTTGAAATGTTGCGTCTCTCCTTGCAGTAA
- the plsY gene encoding glycerol-3-phosphate 1-O-acyltransferase PlsY, producing MAWILTIVVSYLLGSIPFGYILVRSFQNEDIRQSGSGNIGATNVARSNKPLGIATLLLDALKGWLAVVLTHTWVKLFHLGSPNPAMDLAALAALCAVVGHMFPIWLNFRGGKGVATALGVFIALSWPAALAAVAVFIVALVLSKYVSVGSVAAAVALPIFAWLLTPHRTLFFVLCSVAIAALVVYKHSSNLARLRAGTESQFLR from the coding sequence ATGGCCTGGATTCTTACCATCGTTGTCTCCTACCTGCTCGGTTCCATTCCGTTCGGCTACATTCTCGTGCGTTCATTCCAGAACGAGGACATTCGCCAGTCGGGCTCGGGCAACATCGGCGCTACGAACGTGGCGCGTTCCAATAAACCTCTCGGCATCGCCACGTTATTGCTCGATGCGCTGAAGGGTTGGCTCGCTGTCGTGCTCACGCACACCTGGGTAAAGCTCTTTCACCTCGGCTCGCCCAACCCTGCGATGGATCTCGCTGCACTCGCGGCACTCTGCGCTGTCGTCGGCCACATGTTCCCCATCTGGCTGAACTTCCGCGGGGGCAAAGGCGTCGCTACGGCGCTGGGTGTCTTCATCGCGTTGTCATGGCCTGCTGCGCTCGCTGCAGTAGCGGTCTTCATCGTCGCACTCGTGCTCTCGAAGTACGTCTCCGTGGGCTCGGTCGCAGCGGCTGTCGCGCTGCCCATCTTCGCCTGGCTGCTGACGCCGCACCGCACGCTTTTCTTCGTGCTCTGCAGCGTCGCGATCGCAGCCCTCGTTGTCTACAAGCACAGCTCGAACCTGGCGCGTCTTCGCGCTGGCACCGAGAGCCAGTTCCTCCGGTAG
- a CDS encoding NAD(P)H-dependent glycerol-3-phosphate dehydrogenase: protein MSRIAILGAGSWGTALTLSLARRGGHELTLWAHSPAHAEELAETGENKRYLPGFIVPADVRITSKLQDAIHGTSVVLCVTPSQALRSVMEQIAPSLTKDQVLLSASKGIEEKTFLRMSQIMANYAPENPHGTLGGPSFAQEVASAMPTAITIAADDEQIGKRLQDDFSSSSLRVYRNEDVAGTELGGALKNVIALAAGVVTGLELGNNAAAALITRGMVEVTRLAIACGGRRETLSGLSGIGDLVLTCTGGLSRNRTVGVELGKGRKLPEILESLNGKVAEGVRSTTAALGLAARYGVEMPITEQMALILHQDKSPRDAIRELMSRPGRLE, encoded by the coding sequence ATGAGTCGTATCGCTATCCTCGGAGCCGGAAGCTGGGGCACCGCTCTCACGCTCTCGCTCGCTCGCCGCGGCGGACATGAGCTCACACTTTGGGCCCATTCTCCCGCGCACGCCGAAGAGCTCGCCGAGACCGGCGAAAACAAGCGCTACCTCCCCGGATTCATCGTTCCGGCAGACGTGCGCATCACCTCAAAGCTGCAGGACGCCATCCACGGCACGTCAGTCGTCCTCTGTGTCACGCCGTCGCAGGCTTTGCGTTCGGTGATGGAGCAGATCGCACCGTCGCTCACGAAGGACCAGGTGCTGCTCTCGGCCTCCAAGGGCATCGAGGAAAAGACCTTCCTGCGCATGTCGCAGATCATGGCGAATTATGCGCCGGAAAACCCGCACGGCACACTCGGCGGCCCCTCCTTCGCGCAGGAAGTCGCCAGCGCCATGCCCACGGCGATCACCATCGCTGCGGATGACGAGCAGATCGGCAAGCGCCTGCAGGATGACTTCTCGTCCTCCTCGCTGCGCGTCTATCGCAATGAAGATGTGGCTGGCACCGAACTCGGCGGAGCATTGAAGAATGTGATCGCACTCGCCGCCGGCGTCGTCACGGGGCTTGAGCTAGGTAACAATGCCGCAGCTGCACTCATCACGCGTGGCATGGTCGAAGTGACCCGCCTCGCCATCGCTTGCGGCGGACGCCGTGAGACGCTGAGCGGCCTCTCCGGCATCGGCGACCTCGTCCTCACCTGCACCGGCGGCCTCTCGCGTAACCGCACCGTTGGCGTTGAACTTGGTAAGGGCCGCAAGCTCCCCGAGATCCTCGAATCCCTCAACGGCAAGGTCGCTGAGGGCGTGCGCTCCACCACCGCTGCGCTCGGCCTCGCTGCACGCTATGGCGTGGAGATGCCGATCACCGAGCAGATGGCGCTGATTCTGCATCAGGACAAGAGCCCGCGCGATGCGATTCGCGAACTGATGTCTCGCCCCGGCCGTCTCGAGTAA